A region from the Leptospirillum ferriphilum ML-04 genome encodes:
- a CDS encoding ABC transporter ATP-binding protein: protein MAYIKGEKICVDYPIFNAPHRSLKKNLLRVATGGRISREAGKGVTVRALDGIDLDIREGDRVGLTGHNGSGKSTLLRVLAGVYEPTEGSLDVQGRVASLLDISIGMDFEASGLENIFLRGLLLGLSKTEVEKKLEEITSFSELGEYIDMPVRTYSSGMVMRLAFSIATSIEADILLMDEWLSVGDADFVKKAEDRMRSLVYRTPILVMASHSKEILQDVCTRVMRLEGGKIDCSSQN, encoded by the coding sequence GTGGCCTATATCAAAGGGGAAAAGATCTGTGTCGACTACCCCATCTTCAACGCCCCCCATCGTTCTCTTAAAAAAAACTTGTTGCGGGTGGCGACCGGCGGACGAATTTCCCGTGAGGCCGGAAAAGGGGTAACTGTCCGGGCTCTGGACGGGATCGATCTCGATATCCGGGAAGGGGACAGAGTTGGGCTCACAGGTCACAACGGATCGGGCAAGTCGACTCTTCTGCGTGTTTTGGCGGGCGTCTATGAACCGACGGAAGGGTCCCTGGATGTTCAGGGGAGAGTGGCATCCCTTCTCGATATTTCGATCGGGATGGATTTTGAGGCTTCGGGACTGGAGAACATTTTTCTCCGGGGATTGCTGTTAGGGTTGTCGAAAACGGAGGTCGAGAAAAAGCTGGAGGAGATCACGAGCTTTTCAGAGCTCGGGGAGTATATTGATATGCCTGTGAGGACATATTCATCGGGGATGGTCATGCGATTGGCGTTTTCCATTGCGACAAGCATCGAGGCGGATATTTTGCTGATGGATGAATGGCTCAGTGTCGGAGATGCCGATTTTGTCAAAAAAGCCGAAGACCGCATGAGATCCCTGGTGTACCGGACACCAATTCTGGTGATGGCGTCTCATTCGAAAGAGATTTTGCAGGACGTCTGTACGAGGGTGATGAGACTTGAAGGGGGGAAAATTGATTGTTCATCTCAGAATTAG